The following are from one region of the Haloactinomyces albus genome:
- a CDS encoding recombinase family protein, giving the protein MALIGLVRVSTDRQEVQRQHDALDSVCVRVFEETISGTRKATDRLGLRDALDYLRPGDLLTVQEVDRLGRNLLDGLLTLSELFQRGISVKVLDGIAAGEHTERSLILDLALALAEDRRRDISRKTKNGLDAAAKRGSKGGRPTVVTNDRRRAILARRDEGESIRQIARGVGVSTAVVHRILHEAEQPTDPAGAADGEHTDADDTTAPEGATHDEPDQDTPQSPEIPAPAERATPAAAASDAAPVEIGPRAIGTRVLATSRKGESVLVGFLDRQGRKWQAQGPHKASLPGQWRTRQEALLRLVEPHVG; this is encoded by the coding sequence ATGGCGCTTATCGGGCTCGTCCGCGTCAGCACCGACCGGCAAGAGGTGCAGCGGCAGCACGACGCGCTCGACTCGGTCTGTGTGCGGGTGTTCGAGGAAACGATCAGCGGCACCCGTAAGGCCACCGACCGGCTCGGCTTGCGGGATGCGTTGGATTATCTCCGCCCCGGCGACCTGCTCACCGTCCAAGAGGTCGACCGACTGGGACGCAACCTCCTGGACGGGTTGCTGACGCTGTCCGAGCTGTTCCAGCGCGGCATCAGCGTCAAGGTATTGGACGGCATCGCCGCCGGCGAGCACACCGAACGCTCCCTGATCTTGGATCTAGCGCTCGCGTTGGCCGAGGATCGCCGTCGCGACATCTCCCGCAAAACGAAGAACGGGCTGGACGCCGCGGCCAAGCGCGGCAGTAAGGGTGGCCGGCCCACGGTGGTCACCAACGACCGGCGTCGGGCGATCCTGGCCCGCCGCGACGAGGGCGAATCCATCCGACAGATCGCCCGCGGCGTCGGTGTCTCCACTGCTGTCGTCCACCGCATCCTGCACGAGGCCGAGCAGCCCACCGACCCCGCCGGCGCAGCGGACGGTGAACACACCGACGCCGACGACACCACCGCCCCGGAGGGAGCCACCCACGACGAGCCAGACCAGGACACACCCCAGAGCCCCGAGATACCCGCACCGGCCGAGCGGGCCACACCCGCGGCCGCCGCATCCGATGCGGCCCCGGTCGAGATCGGGCCGCGTGCGATCGGCACCCGCGTGCTCGCCACCTCGCGCAAGGGTGAGTCGGTGCTGGTGGGGTTTCTCGACCGGCAGGGCCGAAAGTGGCAGGCCCAAGGCCCGCACAAGGCCTCCCTGCCAGGACAGTGGCGCACCCGACAAGAAGCCCTACTGCGGCTCGTCGAGCCACACGTCGGGTAA
- a CDS encoding SGNH/GDSL hydrolase family protein yields the protein MSKGTKLLTATCALLLATVGACSQSNQADTSAANGTSPSEQVPKVLWVGDSVAAQLAKPLTAAAKASELPFKSIAAAGGGNVSGREKLTQSTFQRLNKALDSYSPDVVTYQVSTYDWGTEKEQRAAYEKLLKTVADSGAKLAIVTMPPIKPDDFYKDHMDELERTTRLVKEVAAGSDGKAVVFDSAQVWGEEFQKERNGELYRKSDGIHTCPQGAAQFTDWLMEKLAKHFGGFTPAKPASWANAGWSGDSKFEGCQTKA from the coding sequence ATGAGCAAAGGTACGAAGCTTCTGACCGCGACATGTGCGCTATTACTAGCGACTGTCGGTGCATGTTCACAGAGCAACCAAGCCGACACGTCCGCTGCCAACGGGACATCCCCGTCCGAGCAGGTGCCCAAGGTGTTGTGGGTCGGGGACTCGGTGGCAGCGCAACTGGCGAAACCGCTTACCGCCGCCGCTAAGGCCAGTGAACTACCGTTCAAGTCCATCGCCGCCGCAGGCGGCGGCAACGTGTCGGGACGCGAGAAACTGACGCAATCAACATTTCAGCGCCTGAACAAGGCACTGGACTCGTACAGCCCGGACGTGGTGACCTACCAGGTATCCACGTACGACTGGGGAACCGAAAAGGAGCAGCGCGCGGCGTACGAAAAGCTACTGAAGACAGTCGCAGACTCCGGCGCGAAGCTCGCGATCGTGACGATGCCCCCGATCAAACCCGATGACTTCTACAAGGACCACATGGACGAGCTCGAGCGCACCACCCGATTGGTCAAGGAGGTGGCCGCGGGCTCGGACGGCAAGGCCGTGGTCTTCGACAGCGCACAGGTGTGGGGTGAAGAGTTCCAGAAGGAGCGCAACGGCGAACTTTACCGCAAATCCGACGGCATCCACACCTGCCCGCAGGGAGCGGCTCAGTTCACCGACTGGCTGATGGAGAAGCTCGCCAAGCACTTCGGCGGGTTCACCCCTGCGAAACCCGCGTCCTGGGCCAACGCGGGCTGGTCCGGCGATTCCAAGTTCGAAGGTTGCCAAACCAAGGCCTGA
- a CDS encoding acyltransferase family protein, with product MTKAQPNTAAQQKTGKPYQPALDGLRGIAILGVLLFHTDHLPGGFLGVDLFFALSGYLITELLLREVEATGTVSLVTFWGRRIRRLLPALATVLVGVTVLVWLVATPGMVRTTLADAPWVQLNLMNWHLLAESASYWNSFGQERVFEHLWSIAVEEQFYLVWPVLLLLVTRGVLRVDRRVAVLAAVCSAVSLVLMIVLVSPVDPTRVYTGTDTRAFSLLLGAMVATPWVRAVLARAVDRWAGAALVVLAVGIGAIWAFAAGKESLWLYNGGLFAHSLAAALLIGLCAQTPHALLAKVLAWQPLRWLGLISYSLYLWHWPVIVLLSPERTGLDGWALTAVVCAVSIGLAALSKYLIEDPIRFRAEWARGRKGLVAFVALMAGMAMLWLTLPTPDPPTVDVSNLD from the coding sequence ATGACGAAGGCCCAGCCGAATACGGCTGCTCAACAGAAGACCGGGAAGCCGTATCAACCCGCGCTGGACGGGCTGCGGGGCATCGCGATACTGGGGGTGCTGCTGTTTCACACCGACCACCTGCCCGGTGGTTTCCTCGGTGTGGACCTGTTCTTCGCGTTGTCCGGCTACCTCATCACCGAGTTGCTGCTGCGGGAAGTCGAGGCAACGGGAACGGTGTCGCTGGTCACCTTCTGGGGCAGGCGGATCCGCAGGCTGCTGCCCGCGCTCGCGACCGTGCTCGTCGGTGTCACCGTGCTGGTATGGCTGGTGGCAACACCCGGGATGGTGCGCACGACACTCGCGGACGCCCCGTGGGTACAGCTGAACCTGATGAACTGGCACCTGCTGGCGGAATCGGCCAGCTACTGGAACAGCTTCGGGCAGGAGCGGGTGTTCGAACACCTGTGGAGCATCGCGGTTGAGGAGCAGTTCTATCTCGTGTGGCCGGTGCTGCTGTTGCTCGTCACTCGGGGAGTCCTACGGGTGGATCGCCGGGTCGCCGTGCTCGCTGCCGTGTGCTCGGCTGTCTCACTGGTGTTGATGATTGTGCTGGTCAGCCCGGTGGATCCGACGCGCGTCTACACCGGAACCGACACCAGGGCCTTCTCGCTGTTGCTCGGCGCCATGGTCGCCACCCCGTGGGTGCGTGCCGTGCTGGCCCGTGCCGTCGACCGTTGGGCGGGTGCCGCGCTGGTGGTGCTGGCGGTCGGAATCGGCGCCATATGGGCGTTTGCCGCCGGTAAGGAGTCGCTGTGGCTGTACAACGGCGGACTCTTCGCGCACTCCCTGGCCGCTGCCTTGCTGATCGGGCTGTGTGCGCAGACACCGCACGCGCTGCTCGCCAAGGTCCTCGCCTGGCAGCCGCTGCGGTGGCTGGGACTGATCTCCTACAGCCTGTACCTGTGGCACTGGCCCGTCATCGTGCTGCTGTCTCCGGAACGGACCGGGCTCGACGGGTGGGCGCTGACCGCCGTGGTGTGCGCTGTCTCGATCGGCTTGGCCGCACTGTCGAAGTACCTGATCGAGGACCCGATCCGGTTCCGCGCCGAGTGGGCGAGGGGACGCAAAGGGTTGGTCGCGTTCGTCGCGCTCATGGCCGGGATGGCGATGCTGTGGCTGACACTGCCCACTCCCGATCCGCCCACGGTGGACGTCAGTAACCTGGACTGA
- a CDS encoding HAMP domain-containing sensor histidine kinase, translated as MRRRSPRDVRALRGLRARLIAACVAVAVLAAATASWASAASASNSLLRSTQQRIADTAARRITDTAPALVYPPDTGDLRKIRDALDGPVVVTYESLRVHAGETAAITEQLRTAVHGGDHLALQRADSATGMKLLVGVPVLITGVDGQQRPSGIEVYLVRDLGDVVRQVNALTRNAIWTSALALPVAVLLALLAARGVLRPVRELRGTARKLAAGDLDARLRPSGVDELAELATTFNDTAASLQSSISELARMEADSRRFVADVSHELRTPLTTLTSVAEMLEEDLERMPSDARASIELAIAETRRLASLVEDLMEIARFDAGAAQPHLERVDIPGVVRECLRSRSWTEQVRLDSPEELAAVLDRRRLDVIVANLVGNALRHGEPPVVVRLSADEQEVHLEVIDNGPGLPEGVAAQLFARFHKADSSRGRSAGSGLGMAITAENVWLHGGTIEAGNADGAGARFAVRLPRWSEET; from the coding sequence ATGAGGCGACGTTCGCCGCGTGATGTGCGGGCGCTGCGCGGGCTGCGCGCCAGATTGATCGCCGCGTGCGTCGCGGTTGCCGTACTCGCAGCCGCGACGGCGTCCTGGGCGAGTGCGGCCTCGGCCAGCAACTCGCTGCTGCGGTCGACCCAACAGCGGATCGCGGACACCGCTGCGCGGCGGATCACCGACACCGCGCCTGCGCTCGTCTACCCGCCGGACACCGGTGACCTACGCAAGATCCGGGATGCCCTCGATGGGCCTGTCGTGGTGACATACGAGTCGCTGCGCGTACACGCCGGCGAGACAGCGGCGATCACCGAGCAACTGCGCACCGCCGTACATGGCGGAGATCACCTTGCGCTGCAGCGGGCGGACTCTGCCACCGGGATGAAGCTGCTCGTCGGCGTCCCGGTGCTGATCACCGGTGTGGACGGGCAACAGCGGCCGTCCGGGATCGAGGTGTATCTGGTGCGTGACCTCGGTGACGTGGTGCGGCAGGTGAACGCGCTCACCCGGAACGCGATATGGACAAGCGCGCTCGCGCTACCGGTCGCCGTGCTGCTGGCCCTGCTGGCGGCGCGTGGCGTGCTGCGGCCGGTGCGCGAGCTCCGCGGAACCGCACGCAAACTGGCCGCGGGCGACCTCGACGCCCGGTTACGGCCCAGCGGCGTCGACGAGTTGGCCGAGCTCGCCACCACGTTCAACGACACCGCGGCCTCGTTGCAGTCCTCCATCAGCGAGCTGGCCAGAATGGAAGCCGACTCCCGCCGGTTCGTCGCCGACGTGTCACACGAGCTACGCACGCCACTCACCACTCTGACCTCCGTTGCCGAGATGCTGGAAGAGGATCTGGAGCGGATGCCGTCCGACGCACGGGCCTCCATCGAGCTTGCCATCGCCGAAACCCGGCGGCTGGCGTCGCTCGTCGAGGACCTGATGGAGATCGCCCGGTTCGATGCGGGCGCCGCGCAGCCACACCTGGAACGGGTGGACATACCCGGTGTGGTGCGGGAGTGCCTGCGGTCGCGGTCCTGGACCGAGCAGGTGCGGCTGGACTCGCCGGAGGAGCTGGCCGCCGTGCTGGATCGGCGCCGACTGGATGTGATCGTGGCGAACCTTGTCGGCAATGCACTCCGGCACGGGGAGCCACCGGTAGTGGTGCGGTTGAGCGCGGACGAACAGGAGGTGCACCTCGAGGTGATCGACAACGGCCCGGGGCTGCCGGAGGGGGTCGCGGCGCAGCTGTTCGCCCGCTTCCACAAGGCGGACTCCTCGCGCGGCCGATCCGCGGGGAGCGGTCTCGGGATGGCGATCACCGCGGAGAACGTGTGGCTGCACGGCGGCACCATCGAGGCGGGCAATGCCGACGGTGCGGGAGCCCGGTTCGCGGTCAGGCTGCCGCGCTGGTCGGAGGAAACATGA
- a CDS encoding response regulator transcription factor, translated as MAQTLLIEDDQSIRTSLALALGRHGHEIREAGTGEDGLRMLASAEPDVVVLDLMLPGMDGFEVCRRIRAKSAVPIIMLTARGDDFDVVGGLEAGADDYVIKPVQPRVLDARIRAVLRRGTFAEQTQSGRYRDLTIDRAALTVTKGDQQLALTPTELRVLLELSRSPGQVLSRMQLLELVWEYDYLGDSRLVDNCVQRLRAKIEDEPARPVFVQTVRGFGYRFGPV; from the coding sequence ATGGCGCAGACCTTGTTGATCGAGGACGATCAGTCCATCCGTACCAGCCTCGCGCTCGCCCTTGGTAGGCACGGGCACGAGATACGCGAAGCGGGCACCGGAGAGGACGGTCTCCGTATGCTGGCCTCGGCGGAACCGGATGTCGTGGTGCTGGATCTGATGCTGCCCGGAATGGACGGCTTCGAGGTGTGTCGGCGCATCCGCGCGAAGTCCGCAGTACCCATCATCATGCTCACCGCGCGCGGCGACGACTTCGACGTGGTCGGCGGCCTCGAGGCCGGTGCGGACGACTACGTGATCAAACCCGTACAGCCGAGGGTGCTCGACGCGCGCATTCGTGCGGTGTTGCGCAGAGGGACGTTCGCCGAGCAGACACAGTCCGGCCGCTACCGCGACCTGACCATCGACCGCGCCGCGCTCACCGTCACCAAGGGCGATCAGCAGCTCGCGCTGACTCCGACCGAGCTGCGCGTGCTGCTGGAACTGTCCCGCTCGCCCGGTCAGGTGCTCAGTCGCATGCAGCTGCTCGAACTGGTGTGGGAGTACGACTACCTCGGCGACTCCCGCCTGGTGGACAACTGTGTGCAGCGGTTGCGCGCGAAGATCGAGGACGAGCCCGCGCGGCCGGTGTTCGTGCAGACGGTGCGCGGGTTCGGCTACCGGTTCGGCCCGGTATGA
- a CDS encoding polysaccharide deacetylase family protein, with protein MTKTTSWRRVVTGLIPLLCAVVLAGCAVPAQAGSDTKPLYLTFDDGPSNATDEILTVLNGNDVRATFFTLGKNLAENHELAQRMLAEGHVVATHTWNHRNLTKLSPAELDSQLRRSVNEVRAVGSDSDCIRPPYGATNDAVQDALAEHDLRSVLWNVDPKDWKRPDAEALADRLVETAYPRAVVLLHDGGGNREKTIQALRTALPELRAKGYEFRPVPGC; from the coding sequence ATGACCAAGACTACGTCGTGGCGCCGTGTCGTTACCGGACTGATCCCGCTCCTGTGCGCCGTTGTGCTCGCCGGATGTGCCGTGCCCGCACAAGCAGGCAGTGATACCAAACCGCTGTACCTGACCTTCGATGACGGGCCGTCGAACGCCACCGACGAGATCCTGACCGTGCTGAACGGCAATGACGTCCGGGCGACGTTCTTCACACTCGGCAAGAACCTGGCCGAAAATCACGAGCTCGCTCAGCGCATGCTGGCCGAGGGCCACGTCGTGGCGACGCACACCTGGAACCACCGAAACCTCACCAAGCTCAGCCCCGCGGAGCTGGACAGCCAGCTACGGCGCTCCGTGAACGAGGTGCGTGCTGTCGGCTCGGACAGCGACTGCATACGCCCCCCGTACGGCGCCACCAACGATGCCGTCCAGGATGCGCTCGCCGAACACGACCTGCGGTCGGTACTGTGGAACGTCGACCCGAAGGACTGGAAGCGCCCGGATGCCGAGGCGCTCGCCGACCGCTTGGTGGAGACGGCCTACCCACGCGCCGTGGTGCTCCTGCACGACGGCGGAGGCAACCGCGAGAAAACCATCCAGGCACTACGCACCGCCCTGCCCGAGTTGCGCGCCAAGGGCTACGAGTTCCGTCCCGTGCCGGGGTGTTGA
- a CDS encoding transposase, which translates to MVWVPARLTAAHRKLHAATGAKSDPVDAAAAAHAAMATPNLDRHRIDEPVRELRVLVDYRADLIKRRTMVINQLKAHLHVWLDHTPADLARPKALTSLTALLETTPLSTHIRQVLTDMSTEIGDITRFPSSAKLARYTGSTPIPVYSSDKQRHRLHRGGNRRLNSVLYTAAIVQKRRHPAAQALLARHEPSEGNRGARRILQRHLIDVIHRAMTTDRASWQHQTTHHQHAA; encoded by the coding sequence GTGGTCTGGGTTCCAGCCCGGCTCACCGCCGCCCACCGCAAACTCCATGCCGCCACCGGAGCCAAGTCCGATCCGGTCGACGCCGCCGCAGCTGCCCACGCCGCCATGGCCACCCCGAACCTGGATCGGCACCGCATCGACGAGCCAGTGCGGGAACTGCGTGTCCTGGTCGACTACCGTGCCGATCTCATCAAGCGCCGCACCATGGTGATCAACCAACTCAAGGCGCACCTGCACGTCTGGCTCGACCACACCCCGGCAGACCTCGCCCGGCCCAAAGCACTGACCTCGCTGACCGCACTACTGGAGACAACACCGCTGAGCACCCACATCCGCCAAGTGCTCACCGACATGAGCACAGAGATCGGCGACATCACCCGTTTCCCCAGCTCGGCCAAACTCGCCCGCTACACCGGCAGCACCCCGATCCCGGTCTACTCCTCCGACAAACAGCGCCACCGCCTGCACCGAGGCGGCAACCGCCGACTCAACAGCGTGCTCTACACCGCAGCCATCGTGCAAAAACGCCGCCACCCCGCCGCGCAAGCGCTACTGGCCCGCCACGAACCCAGCGAAGGCAACCGCGGCGCCCGACGCATCCTGCAACGCCACCTCATCGACGTCATCCACCGAGCCATGACCACCGACCGAGCATCCTGGCAACACCAAACCACACACCATCAACACGCCGCTTGA
- a CDS encoding VOC family protein: protein MPSRIAVLAIDAVNPKVVADFWSRVLDWRIVEESAEGVTIAPPSGAWPGIDVFSVPEHKAGKNRLHLDLRADGVSTADELERLIGLGAQRVDVGQAPDVTWVVLADPEGNEFCLLLRAVQDLEDSEKPPS, encoded by the coding sequence GTGCCGAGCCGTATCGCAGTACTCGCCATCGACGCCGTTAATCCGAAGGTGGTTGCTGACTTCTGGTCTCGGGTGCTCGATTGGCGAATCGTTGAGGAGTCCGCTGAAGGTGTCACGATCGCACCGCCGAGTGGTGCATGGCCAGGGATTGACGTTTTCTCGGTCCCCGAGCACAAGGCGGGTAAGAACCGCCTGCATCTCGATCTGCGCGCTGATGGCGTCTCCACGGCGGATGAGCTTGAGCGTCTGATCGGTTTGGGAGCTCAGCGTGTGGACGTCGGTCAGGCGCCCGACGTGACCTGGGTGGTACTCGCCGATCCGGAGGGCAACGAGTTCTGCCTGCTCCTCCGTGCCGTGCAGGACCTTGAGGACTCCGAGAAGCCCCCCAGCTAG
- a CDS encoding exonuclease domain-containing protein, whose translation MISSAMSWADGPLAAFDVESTGVDTDTDRIVTATLVAITPGQQPVVRTWLADPGMEIPASATEVHGISTEYARTHGRAAGTVVTELVEALAEVWTATTPLCAFNASFDLSLLAAELHRHHQQELTISGPVVDPLCLDKYLDRYRKGKRTLAALCEHHRVRLEDAHSSAGDALACARLAWRLAKSYPEQVGALEPAVLHEQQTGWYRTQQHSFADYLDHLAGRQQDAHEAEQLRRRATDVRDSAEHWPLRPVRSGSEAA comes from the coding sequence ATGATCTCCTCTGCGATGTCCTGGGCCGACGGGCCGCTTGCGGCCTTCGATGTGGAATCCACCGGTGTGGACACGGACACCGACCGAATCGTGACCGCGACCCTCGTCGCCATCACTCCGGGGCAACAGCCGGTGGTGCGCACGTGGCTGGCCGACCCGGGCATGGAGATCCCCGCCTCGGCGACCGAGGTGCACGGCATCAGCACCGAGTACGCGCGGACCCACGGTCGTGCGGCGGGCACCGTGGTCACCGAGCTCGTCGAAGCTCTGGCCGAGGTGTGGACCGCCACGACTCCACTGTGCGCGTTCAACGCCAGTTTCGACCTGTCGCTGCTGGCCGCCGAGTTGCACCGCCATCACCAGCAGGAGCTGACCATCTCCGGCCCCGTGGTGGATCCACTGTGTCTGGACAAATACCTGGACCGCTACCGCAAGGGCAAACGCACCCTCGCCGCTCTGTGTGAGCACCACCGGGTCCGACTCGAGGACGCCCACAGCTCCGCCGGTGACGCCCTGGCCTGCGCTCGCCTGGCCTGGCGCCTGGCCAAGAGCTACCCCGAGCAGGTAGGCGCTCTTGAACCGGCCGTGCTGCACGAGCAGCAAACCGGCTGGTATCGCACCCAACAGCACAGTTTCGCCGACTACCTCGACCACTTGGCGGGCAGGCAGCAGGACGCCCACGAGGCCGAGCAGCTTCGCCGCCGCGCCACCGACGTGCGGGACAGCGCCGAACACTGGCCGTTGCGCCCCGTCCGTTCCGGCAGCGAAGCCGCATAA
- a CDS encoding AraC family transcriptional regulator: MLDRLNEAMDHMESHVADELDVRTLARIAQTSEYHFRRMFSALAGIPLSEYIRRRRLTLAGGRVLSGEQPLLDIAVTYGYGSGEAFARAFRAMHGVGPAEARRSGMVLRSQPRMTFHLTIEGSTPMDYRIVDKDAFRILGHSTVVPIIHVGPNSAINDFVSGIGADELARLKALSDQEPRGIVAAVESLDASREEGARVHYLHGVVSSAPTPQGASEWDMPASTWAVFTGEGEAPEAIQYLWRDVFTQWFPSNPYRSVPGPEILRTELSANKAEMSYELWIPVEYVE; this comes from the coding sequence ATGCTCGATCGCCTCAACGAGGCCATGGATCACATGGAAAGCCACGTGGCCGATGAGCTCGACGTGCGAACACTCGCCAGGATCGCGCAAACCTCGGAGTACCACTTCCGGCGAATGTTCTCCGCTCTGGCGGGCATTCCGCTGTCGGAGTACATCCGCAGGCGCCGGTTGACGCTGGCGGGAGGGCGCGTGCTTTCTGGCGAGCAGCCCCTGCTCGATATCGCCGTCACCTACGGATACGGCTCGGGTGAGGCGTTCGCACGGGCATTCCGTGCCATGCACGGTGTCGGACCGGCCGAAGCGAGACGTTCCGGCATGGTCCTCCGCTCTCAACCACGAATGACATTCCATCTCACCATCGAAGGGAGCACACCGATGGACTACCGAATCGTCGACAAAGACGCCTTCCGTATCCTCGGGCACAGCACCGTTGTTCCGATCATCCACGTGGGACCGAACAGCGCCATCAACGACTTCGTGTCCGGAATCGGCGCCGATGAGCTGGCCCGCCTGAAAGCTCTCTCGGACCAGGAACCACGCGGCATCGTCGCCGCCGTGGAATCCCTCGACGCCTCACGGGAAGAAGGTGCCCGGGTGCACTACCTGCACGGGGTCGTGTCCTCGGCGCCGACACCGCAGGGAGCGAGCGAATGGGACATGCCCGCGAGCACGTGGGCCGTGTTCACCGGAGAGGGCGAGGCACCGGAAGCCATCCAGTACCTGTGGCGGGATGTCTTCACCCAGTGGTTCCCCTCGAATCCCTACCGCAGCGTGCCGGGGCCGGAGATCCTGCGGACCGAGCTTTCGGCGAACAAGGCCGAGATGTCCTACGAGCTCTGGATTCCCGTCGAGTACGTCGAGTAG